CGGGCGTAAGCGACCTGGAATGTTATTAAGTGCTCCGAGTGCGACGGTACAAGCAATGGTATCGGCGGATTCCGAGGTGTCCGAATGTCCGACGGTTGATAGAACGCTAGCGCGTGTGCCTTTCTTTTCACCGCTGGCGACAATTATTTATTGGTTTACGTACGTACGGACGGGACCGCAGCTGGTGTTCGGCGAGCGGGTGTAGTAAATTAATGCGAGGAGAAATTATCGGTAGTCGTGTGACCGATTACACGATGGCGCTACCGTGCATCGAAAATTCGAACTGTGGTGTTATTTGCAACAACTTTTGCAAATACCTCTAGTGCGGCTAATGGTCGTTGCCAGTGCCCCAATGTCGACATTCTGAAATGAGGCGTAATTGTATGTTAATTGTGTGCATTACTTTCCCAAACAGTTCACAGCTAGCTAGCAAAATTGTATAATTTTTCGGAAACACACTAAGAATATTGTTTCTACCACTATCGAGACCACCCTTCCCCCGACGCACTCTTGCCCACTGACAGTTGTATTCGCGTGGCGTGACTTAACTTGTTCGTGCATCATCTCCATATCACTCGATAAAGTCAATCGAAAGTAAAAGAGGTCAAATCAATGATCACTAGCTCGTTGCGATGGTACCAATCGGTAAGCAACTGCAATGCCAGAACCGGTCAATTAGAACGTTCGAATCGCTTACCTATACCCTCCTAAGCGGTGCGGCTTTCACAATGGTTCGGGAACACAGTATAGTGTACAGTGTtggaaaaattgcatttttattatttttatacaattattcattaattttttgcAATGAATTGGAGTATTCTGCTACTATGTTTTGCTACTAATGATATAAATGAttgactttttttatttcacgaaAAACAACCTGGCTGTATTGCCTCGTAGTAAACATGACATTAATGACAATTGATTGAATCTAACGTTAAGTTTGTATTGTTGACATAATGCTATCGCTTTATACTTTTACagtgatgggaaaaagtaAAGGACAAAAGTTCttgttattttaattgtaattatttattttttggtacTTTGGTATTTTTTGGTTATTATGTAACGGTTAGCTAATTAACATAATCGATTGGTAGTCTCTGGGGGCGCTATTGtgaatcattttaattttttccgcACGTGTATTGACGTTTGGAAATGAGGTGCGTGAAGTGAATTTGATTTGATGAAAAGCAACAGTTTTATTGCTGGCTTTAATCAGGCTCGGTCATACTATCCATATTTTACAAAGGGTGTTCAATTTTTCTGTTAATGTTTactcattttttttaacagacaaacattttttgttcatAAATGTCCTATGAACAATTGTTGtagaaaattgtttatttttaaataaatttgaagaaacaataaaaatattattttaatttcgcatTAAAATTTGTTATTACCTTACTTTGCTACGCTCGTTTAACATTTGTCTTAACATACCAAAATTGATAATTATACCCATTTTTAAAAAAGCATAATCATTTGCAACCATTTATTAAAAGCAAATGATTATTTCTAATTGTTTTATCCTCCTTTCAAAAAGTCGTGAAGCGAAAGGTAGGGGTTCatgtttattttgtgtaaATAGTTGAATAATTCCAATACCAATATAATAccaatataatttttaaatctgTTTTAGACTATTGCAAACACACTTGGGTTACATTTATGCtacgcactgtgcatcatttCAGTTACTAACATTCTGTCCTGCTGGGGCGCTTGGTTGAAGGCGCTGTTATTGTGGGTACGTTCTCCACCACACCCAAGTGCTGTGTGAATCACAACATTCGAAAGGCGAGAATAATTGTGCGTAGATACGCTGTACTTAATCGctaacaccatcatcatcatcctccatGGGTGCTGGTCGCTTCCATCATTAGCTTCCAAATGGGAGATGACTGATGGGGAGACTGTGGAACGTCGCTATTGTGTGCGGCGCCTGGCATTTCCCGCAAAAGCTCACCCTGGCCCATCGCAGCACTCACTCACACCATGGTGATCTTTTTTTAAAACCGGATGAAAATAGTTCGGGGGAGGAGTGGCGGGGCAGGGTTACGAGCATagccatttttttattgctccaTATTGCTGTTTCTACTCCATCTCGTGTTATCCAACACAGACGGATGCGAGTTCTAAAAACCGCAACTCCGCAACTGAACGGCTGTTTGGAAGGGAGTGGAACAGAGGTGCTAGATAATCATAGACGCGGACACAGACACGACTACACAGAGAATGACAATCGGTGGGTATACGACGGATTGATAATACGCTGAACAAATTTTCTCACATTGCATAattatcaacagcagcagcagcagcagcagcagcagcagtaaatGCCGCGCCACAACTGTTGCAAGCAAATCAGAGCTAAAAGTGTACACGGTTGAGAGTGAGCTGAATAGGGCTGTTAACGAGACGAGAAAAAAGATagagaaacagagagagagacagagagtaATGGTTGGAAGTATAAACGAGAGATGATAACATGGTTAAGGTGTGCTATTAAAATGGTAGTTCGATTCCTGGAACACGCATGAGGTATCGGGCGCGCGACCGCTCGAACGCGCCTGCAACCGAGGTGCATGCTGAAGTGCATCTAATAAACTATCAAGCATATCAAACAAATCTCCTCCTACTGCGGCCACATTGCACTCGTGCATagtaaataaacaattcaTTTTTTAATGCCTTTTTTGCCTATCGACTGTGTAGTGGAGTTGACAGACAGGTGATGCAGAACTATCTGCAGATGTTGGCTGTATCCACGTTGTTGTACTGTTTCATCAAGATAGTTTATCAAAGCTTCGTCTGATATTATTGTCCAGAGTACATGGATTTAATTCGCAGATATTTGTTGGGCACTCAGTTAAGAAGTTCTACAAAAACCTGGGTATATCTCATATTAAATGTTCAGTACGTTTAATCTGGAATCTGGTCGTTCATTTTATCCAAAGATTGCTCAGATTCCAAACGATCGGTAGTGGACTAGCAGCATCAATGAAAGAGGGACATGAGTACCACCACGTTCGAATCCCGGTGAACAAAGTCCGTGTTTGTGGGCGCACAGCTATTCTGCTGGGACTGATGTTAGACTTTGAATCGCTACTTGAGGCTCCAAGATGTCCAAGGCTTCATGAGAAATCGAAACCTGAGTTCGAGATCCATGTGAAACACTACCACTAGAAGAGAGACTTTATGGGCATAGATTGTTCGGTATCAATTTTGTGACGTTATCACCCTATGGCGAATTAAACATGTTGATACATTAGCGATGTCACCTTGATGGTAAGACGTCATCGTGTTTCTTGCGTAACGAGAAGAACTCTTCGGGTTCTTCCCGCAAAAGGAAGCGATAAAACTGGCCTACGGAATTGGCTGGCCCAACAACTCCCGGAGAAAACCGATACAATTGGAAGCGATTATTACTCTTTGTTATAGCATCATCTTGCCCGAAAAGCTCCCCAgtcaatgtgtgtgtgtgtgtttatgcgtGTGATGATGTGGTTCATCCGTCCCTGCCCGGTTGCGGATGCATTATTCACATCATCTCCCATGCCCCATTCATTAAGGTATCTCCCGCTACGCGCATTTCCGATCGCGTGCAAAGAGTGCGCTTTCGCTCGTTGTCGCTCCGGACGATCGGATCGTGTTCTCCGCCATCCCTTCGACGGGGTAAGATTCTGTCGTAATTTCAAAGACTCCCTCGCTGTCGGCGTGGTGGGTGCGCAGGAGTGGTTGTGGCGTAGGGGAACCGGCAATCAACCGTTCTGCGGGCCGCTCGAGGTTGTGCACACATTTCATTAACAAGTGCATCAGTTTTCTAACgtcagtagcagcagcagcagcaataggtgcACCAACAGTTGGACGCACGGTGGAAGGCTGGTGGTGTCGCGTCGTTTGGGATCGGTGTGGATGTGCGTGATTTAAATACAGCTTCATTCGGGTGTAATTTCCCCCACAATCCCACACGCCCTCTTCATTACTTTTCCGAGAGAGTGTGTTTAATTCTAATGTGTGTTCGCTTATCATTCCAGCGTATCGGACGGGTCGAACGCACGGAGTCAGCTGTCAGTAGCCGCCCGCGTACAGGAAGGCCAAATATCTGTGGAAAGTTGAGAAGGAAGACACGTCGCATGTAGAGCAATTAaaaacacagccacacaaaCATGACCGTATAGGAGAAGAAAGTCCACGAGTCGAAGATAAATTGACACATTGTGGACGGACGCAGTTGGCAGACCTTGCATGGTTGTTGTAGTATGCACATCACCTAGATAGGGGAAAGCgtccacaaaacaaaagggcAGTGTGTTTAGTTGCAGCTGTACAAGAGCCCTACTCCTTCGGGGATCTCGCCGGGAAGAAGCCGTGACAGCACACTCATCCCGAGGCGAAGCGGTGCGAATAAACGTCGCGGTGTGCGGTTGGGTAAGAGAGCGACCGAGCGAACACAAAACCAGCGTACGCGACACCAACCCTCCCGAGCACGGCGAAGACGGAGGGTTTTCGGGAAACATCGCACCCCATCTAGACGCTGGCTCGCAACGGTGAAGCCCGGGGGGCCGAGTCTCCCGATACGTCACCGGAAGGCGGTGCCACCTGCTGGTGGGCGCCCTGGTCAGCGATGGGTTGCTTCGGTTCAGCCGGATCGAAACAGTCGGACTCGAACAGCTCCGAGGATACCAAGAGCCAGAAACGGCGCAGCGATGCGATCACGCGACAACTGCAGAAGGACAAACAGGTAAgcctggtttttttcttttgggggGGCAAGTGGATGCCATGTAAACGATGCTCAAACCGGATGAATATACTATCTGCTCGTTACAGGTGTACAGAGCCACGCACAGACTGTTACTACTCGGTGCCGGTGAGTCCGGCAAGTCTACCATCGTGAAACAGATGAGAATATTGCACGTGAACGGGTTTTCCGACAGTGAGCGGAAGCAGAAGATAGAGGACATTAAGAAGAACATTCGTGATGCTATCCTGGTGAGTAAAGGGCAGTACTAATCACGTCTCATTCTCCTATCGCGTCCATTTGCAGACAATTACCGGTGCGATGAGCACACTGACACCGCCTATTCAGTTAGAAAAACCGGAGAATCAGGCACGGGTAGACTACATTCAGGATTATGCGTCAGGTATGCATGGCAGGTGGGACCGCCAGGTCTGCCACTATCGTCCTTGTAATGTTCCGGCACATCGATTGAAACATTGGCACTAATGATTGTTCTCTGCTTTGATTTCCATCACAGGGCCTGATTTCAATTATCCGCCGGAATTCTACGAGCACACCGAAGAGTTGTGGAAAGATCGCGGTGTCCAACAGACGTACGAGCGATCGAACGAGTATCAATTAATTGATTGTGCTAAATAGTAAGTAATAGTAGGCCCGTGGACTCTGAAGGGTGACCTGCCACTATCTGCTGTCGCTCTTCATTAACCGTTCGAATGAGGTGGAATGTGATATTGGTTCtaacgtgcgtgtgtgtaacTTGCCTTTCGCTCGCAGCTTTCTGGATCGTGTTAGTGAAATCAAGCAGCCTAACTATACTCCAACCGAGCAGGATATCCTGAGATGTCGTGTGCTAACCTCTGGCATTTTCGAAACTAGGTTTCAGGTTGATAAAGTGAATTTCCAGTAAGTTGCTCGTTCTTTATCGCGCACTCATTCTCCCCGTCGTTATGATATTGACGTTTGGCTTATTTCCTGCCTGTCTTTTACAGCATGTTCGACGTCGGAGGGCAGCGAGATGAGCGGCGTAAGTGGATCCAATGCTTCAACGATGTCACAGCAATCATCTTCGTGACGGCGTGCTCTAGTTATAATATGGTCCTGCGCGAAGATCCCACACAGAACCGGCTACGGGAGTCGTTGGATCTGTTTAAAAGTATTTGGAATAATCGGTGAGAAGCTACACACGGAGCATGCACGGTTGCAGGATGCAGGAGTAACTTTATTGCTTTGGTCACTTCATTGCAGATGGTTACGGACTATATCCgttatattgtttttaaacaagCAAGACTTGCTTGCGGAAAAGATAAAGGCAGGCAAGAGTAAGCTGTCCGACTATTTTGGCGAATTCAATCGTTACCAGACGCCAGGTAAGAGCTGTTAGGAAAATGCAACCTAGCAGGAAGGGTAAGGAAAAGGAATTAATAGAACTGAATTTGATTCGTTTCCAAACTGTTTTCTAGCCGACGCTGTATGCGAAATGGGTGAAGATCCAGAAGTGATTAgagcaaaatattttataagaGATGAGTTCTTGGTATGTTCAATTTGGACGTCGTGCAGTGCGTGTACGTGTGGTATGCAACTAATCTTCTGTTCATTGCAGCGTATATCGACAGCGAGTGGTGATGGCAAACACTACTGCTATCCACACTTTACCTGCGCTGTAGATACGGAAAACATCAAGAGAGTTTTCAACGATTGTCGGGACATCATTCAGCGGATGCATCTGCGGCAATATGAGTTGTTATAGGTATGGCTGGCTACTTGCAGCTCGCACTGCTTCAACCCGTATCTCTCTAACCCGTATTCCTTACAATTCTTGTACCATGTTTCAGACATACTTAATGATTTCGATACAACAGCAACTTGGTCGTCTCATTTTAGTTGTGTCTATCGTGAAACAAATATCAAACCTAGCCAAACTATactaattttataataaaacaaatatttgattaggaattaatcaaaacaaaaaaaaggaacatgtATAAGCACACAgatacacacccacacatgcAAAGTACATGCCTCTCCCATCTAAGTACACACGAACACACGTTATGATCAACAGATCGACGAGGTACACAAAAATGAGCACACTCACGCGAAAGTTTGGACAAAATCACGAGAGTAAGCCCACAACACAACAGAGATCCCTTCCTCGCCACTTTCCTTTCCCCACCCCAGTAACCGATGGTGGGTGGGGTAAATTGGTGATTGATGCGATGATAGAACCGGGCCAGGTGGTGCAATAACGAACGCCGGCAAGCAACAGACCCAGTGCATGGCCATCCGGCATCCTGTGGTGAATGGGAGCTGCTACAACCCGACAAACAAGTTGAACCTGCTCGAATGAAGACGAGAGCAACACACAAGcaacaaattgaaaacaactgcccgtcgaaaagcgcaaatTATagtgaaagcaaaaacaaaacaaaacgatgtcTCCCGCGAAGAAGCAAAGAACAGGGCCCCGTTGAACGAAACCAAAACTGAGAGAAAGCAAGGATGAGATACACGCGCTCCTTGTAAACTAATAGCTTGTTTCCTGCACCCGGCAAAGGTTCACAACACGACCGTTAGTAGACCGGGCAGAGCGAGCAAATGGATAAGGATTCTGCTAAGTAGTGGTAAGCCttttttgtgcaataaattcgGCGGGTGTAGATTTAGGATTAGTAGTGGGGATAATAATGAGACAAATtctcacacaaaaacacacattacaCCGTacggtatatatatatacccgCTGTACAGTAGTAGTACCGGCCGGGTGGTTTAGTATAGCGAGCGTAAGCAAACCATGGTGTCAAGAAATGTGCTGGCGGAAACCGTACCGTTTCTTTCCGTTACATCGTTCATGCAAAGTGTCCGCGTATAGGCTTAGAAAACGAGATCCATAAAGGAAAACGGTCACTCAAACGCAAACAAGCAACAGGCGCAGGAGAATCAGTGATGCTCGCACTCAGCTTCCAGTTTGCTGCTTCCGATAGGGCGCAGAAGATGCAATTGAAGTGATGTGATCGATAGCCCAACCCCGAACTAGTGATCAGGTGTAGAAGAAGGATGGAGAGAAGTGAGGCAGAGGACACAGATCCGTTTTGCAGTGTTCCGTATCATGAACGGCGTACAGATAAAACACCGTAAAGTGAGCAAAGAAGAGCGGGCTTAGGATTAGTACTATCGCAACGTAGCTGTTGGAATTTCAGTATTTCGCTCTCATGTTTTTATAATCGTTTGTTTCCtaatgttgttatttttgttttcaaattgcaaaaaatgtctgTTTTTTTATGCGGTTCGTGGCATACCCAACCGGCACAACCAACCAATTTGTATTAATTAGATCACCGCATGCGCCATAAGACTCTATTTCTATTGTTTATGTTAGAGAGGAAGAGAGTTCTCGTGTCCCGCGCCGGAACGCGTATGTTAGAACGCTAGGTTAgaat
The Anopheles moucheti chromosome 2, idAnoMoucSN_F20_07, whole genome shotgun sequence genome window above contains:
- the LOC128298445 gene encoding guanine nucleotide-binding protein G(s) subunit alpha, producing MGCFGSAGSKQSDSNSSEDTKSQKRRSDAITRQLQKDKQVYRATHRLLLLGAGESGKSTIVKQMRILHVNGFSDSERKQKIEDIKKNIRDAILTITGAMSTLTPPIQLEKPENQARVDYIQDYASGPDFNYPPEFYEHTEELWKDRGVQQTYERSNEYQLIDCAKYFLDRVSEIKQPNYTPTEQDILRCRVLTSGIFETRFQVDKVNFHMFDVGGQRDERRKWIQCFNDVTAIIFVTACSSYNMVLREDPTQNRLRESLDLFKSIWNNRWLRTISVILFLNKQDLLAEKIKAGKSKLSDYFGEFNRYQTPADAVCEMGEDPEVIRAKYFIRDEFLRISTASGDGKHYCYPHFTCAVDTENIKRVFNDCRDIIQRMHLRQYELL